CTGCAACTGATACGCCTGCTACAGGCACGCCCACTACTGATACTCCGGCAACGGGCGCGATGGTTTCTTGCGATGTCCCGGGTGTCTTTGGCGAATGCCTTGAATATCCGGCAGGCAGTGCAGAAGCGGCGGCGATAGAAGCCCAGTGTGTGAGTGTGATGATGGGGACTCTCGGCACGGGTTGCGCAAAGTAATCTAAATCCTTAGAATGGATGGAAAAGTCGGCCGTAGGGTCGGCTTTTTTGTATCTTGTCGATAAAAAATTAAGGAAACGAAAATGAACGGCTTAAGAAAAAATTTGGCGATGAAGGTCGCTATCTTTGTTGTGTTTGCGGTTCTCGTGGCGGGGGCGTCCGAAGATATTAAAATCGTTAAAATCAACGATGACAATTTCGAAAAGGAAATTCTGCATTCCAAGAAACCTGTGATTCTTGAAGTTTCGTCGACGAGCTGCCCGCCGTGCCTTGTCATGATTCCGACGCTTATCGGTATTGCAAAAAATTACAGCGATATCAAGATTGCGTCTATCGGGATTGACGAACCGAATATCGAGAAAATCAAGAATACGCTCCCGATTCGGGCGTTTCCGACGTTCTTTTTCATCAAGGACGGTCGCATTATCAACCAGCGCGTGGGCGTTGTCAAGGAACCGGAGCTTCTGAGCGCTTTGGATTACACCCCAAAGCCAAGTGCTGCGCAAAAGGCGAAGAGCAAACCGAAAAAGAAGAATGCGCACAAGAATCTTGTCTGCAAGGTGGATGGCCAGTTCAATGGACTCAAGAATCTTGTGACGATTTCGTTTGT
This sequence is a window from Fibrobacter sp. UBA4297. Protein-coding genes within it:
- a CDS encoding thioredoxin family protein, with the translated sequence MNGLRKNLAMKVAIFVVFAVLVAGASEDIKIVKINDDNFEKEILHSKKPVILEVSSTSCPPCLVMIPTLIGIAKNYSDIKIASIGIDEPNIEKIKNTLPIRAFPTFFFIKDGRIINQRVGVVKEPELLSALDYTPKPSAAQKAKSKPKKKNAHKNLVCKVDGQFNGLKNLVTISFVFGDSEIENVDIVTDVFVPPEQFDRRDQMMEHIRASGKGEVVPTMTGFQMHIDNDCRFMKAMDMKRTSTYGEMRAGLELQGFTCK